The Mustelus asterias chromosome 18, sMusAst1.hap1.1, whole genome shotgun sequence genome has a window encoding:
- the dtd2 gene encoding D-aminoacyl-tRNA deacylase 2 translates to MAARVLLQQCLSARLLVKDTEEAADCIQIQRGTLIYVCFCKGATLDIVPKMVNTLLNVKLCETNEGNNVSVLDLPANILIIPQATLGGKAKGRNMQYHDNIGKEEGKELYAHFVALCEKEFASNSKCGEAGVVVRHGIYGNRQVLQMDTNGPYTHMIEF, encoded by the exons ATGGCTGCCCGTGTTTTGTTGCAACAATGTCTCTCTGCCCGTCTGCTAGTGAAGGATACGGAAGAAGCTGCTGACTGTATTCAG ATTCAAAGAGGGACATTGATATACGTCTGCTTTTGTAAAGGTGCCACCCTCGATATTGTTCCCAAAATGG TTAACACATTGTTGAATGTGAAGCTCTGTGAGACCAATGAAGGCAACAACGTGTCAGTGCTGGACCTACCTGCTAACATTCTCATTATACCTCAGGCCACATTGGGTGGTAAAGCCAAGGGCCGTAACATGCAGTACCATGATAACATTGGAAAAGAAGAAGGAAAAGAGCTTTATGCACACTTTGTTGCTCTATGTGAAAAGGAGTTTGCATCAAACAGTAAATGTGGTGAAGCTGGAGTTGTGGTCAGGCATGGAATCTATGGGAACCGGCAAGTGCTGCAAATGGACACCAATGGACCATACACACACATGATTGAATTTTAA